Proteins encoded together in one Acidobacteriota bacterium window:
- a CDS encoding rhodanese-like domain-containing protein, producing MAQLAKTVVAFVLLAGVTVSAQAIRNVPRITIDELKVLMEQKAVVVLDVRDPGAFAKGRIPGAVNIDYTQILARGAQFAGETRTIVAYCACTNEMTAARASVDLAAKGIPGAKALKGGWDEWVARNEPIEK from the coding sequence ATGGCTCAACTCGCAAAGACGGTAGTTGCGTTCGTTCTGTTGGCCGGCGTCACGGTCTCAGCACAGGCGATTCGCAACGTACCGCGCATCACGATTGACGAGCTCAAGGTCTTGATGGAGCAGAAGGCGGTCGTCGTGCTCGATGTCCGCGACCCCGGCGCGTTTGCCAAGGGCCGCATTCCCGGCGCCGTCAACATCGACTACACCCAGATTCTTGCCAGGGGCGCGCAGTTCGCCGGCGAGACGCGGACGATCGTCGCCTACTGCGCCTGCACCAACGAGATGACCGCCGCCCGCGCGTCGGTCGATCTGGCCGCGAAAGGCATTCCCGGCGCCAAGGCGCTCAAGGGCGGCTGGGATGAGTGGGTGGCCCGCAATGAGCCCATCGAGAAATAA